One part of the Xiphophorus maculatus strain JP 163 A chromosome 1, X_maculatus-5.0-male, whole genome shotgun sequence genome encodes these proteins:
- the slco4a1 gene encoding solute carrier organic anion transporter family member 4A1: MPVLLNADASFSSRQELLDLQDCPLNGGRSLDTPSPVDSQTGSPLRSGPRSPGRSGADDLAGALIFTRASMLPGQLYGESSQPDTEAPLGLTLKSNDSDQLCGWGALKPNIIQVFNTPRWVLFFLCVASFLQGMIVNGLINTVVTSIERRFDLPSYQAGLIASSYDIAACVCLAFVSYFGGTGHKPRWLGWGVLIMALGSLVFTLPHFTAPPYLVSLQEQIGMCSANSTSPCQNKERGGLSSYRFVFMLGQFLHGIGATPLYTLGVTYLDENVSSNYGPVYMGIFYTAAIVGPAAGYLLGGYFLTIYTEIHLATEMTPENPHWVGAWWIGFLAGGAAALLVAFPILGYPQQLPGSQEHVAGRVSEAHQLKDGSHNTASDPQFGKSVKDMPRSVLLLLKNPTFLFLCLAGATEATLIAGMSTFGPKFLESQFSLSASEAATLFGYMVVPAGGGGTFLGGYIVKRLNLRCRGIIRFCMLCALVSLLAIFIFLVHCPNVPMAGVTAPYQLGLMGKDQLDHYKHLYDKPKKPRLRNRSALDMNLTVSCNAACNCAREVYNPVCGADGVMYYSPCHAGCTTINHTEPSTGRQVYSGCACVMGNVSWGEEGFALTGKCSSSCHHMPVFLSLLFVIICFTFLCSIPALTATLRCVPDSQRSFALGIQWIVVRTLGSIPGPIAFGSVIDISCLLWQDQCGDQGSCYIYHNSAMSQYTLVAGIIFKLLGTIFFLVASVLYQPPPESPQTSCESTDQGTEHASDLPVKDLPEDGVIINLHARL, from the exons ATGCCAGTGTTGCTTAATGCCGACGCCTCTTTTAGCTCCAGGCAGGAGCTCCTGGACCTTCAGGACTGTCCCCTCAATGGGGGCCGCTCTTTGGACACCCCTAGTCCCGTGGACTCCCAGACAGGAAGCCCTCTAAGGTCTGGTCCAAGAAGCCCTGGCAGGTCAGGAGCTGATGACCTCGCTGGAGCCCTTATTTTCACAAGGGCTTCGATGCTGCCGGGGCAGTTATATGGAGAGAGCAGTCAGCCTGATACAGAGGCTCCTTTGGGGTTGACACTAAAGTCCAATGACTCTGATCAACTCTGCGGTTGGGGGGCTCTGAAGCCTAACATCATCCAAGTGTTCAACACCCCTCGTTGGGTGCTGTTCTTTCTTTGTGTGGCCTCTTTTCTCCAGGGAATGATAGTCAACGGTTTGATCAACACGGTGGTGACCTCCATCGAGCGACGCTTTGACCTGCCCAGCTACCAGGCCGGTCTCATTGCCAGCTCCTATGACATTGCTGCCTGTGTCTGTCTGGCCTTTGTCAGTTACTTTGGTGGTACTGGACACAAGCCCCGCTGGCTGGGATGGGGCGTACTCATTATGGCCCTGGGTTCCTTGGTGTTCACCTTGCCTCATTTCACTGCTCCTCCCTACTTGGTCAGTTTGCAGGAGCAAATAGGAATGTGTTCTGCCAACAGTACCAGCCCGTGCCAGAACAAGGAGAGAGGAGGACTGTCCAGTTATCGTTTTGTGTTCATGCTGGGACAGTTTTTGCACGGTATCGGCGCCACACCTCTGTACACGTTAGGGGTCACGTACCTGGATGAGAATGTCAGCTCCAACTATGGACCTGTTTACATGG GGATCTTCTACACAGCAGCTATTGTGGGGCCTGCTGCAGGCTACCTGCTGGGAGGTTACTTCCTCACCATCTACACAGAGATTCATCTGGC AACAGAAATGACTCCAGAAAACCCACACTGGGTTGGGGCTTGGTGGATCGGCTTCCTGGCAGGAGGAGCAGCTGCTTTACTGGTGGCTTTCCCCATCCTTGGATACCCACAACAACTGCCAG GCTCCCAGGAGCATGTGGCGGGGCGCGTGTCTGAGGCCCACCAGCTGAAAGATGGAAGCCACAATACAGCCTCTGACCCTCAGTTTGGAAAATCAGTCAAAGACATGCCAAG GTCTGTGCTGCTTCTCTTGAAGAACCCTACTTTCCTCTTCTTGTGTTTGGCGGGAGCCACTGAGGCCACGCTCATCGCAGGCATGTCCACCTTTGGTCCAAAGTTCTTGGAGTCCCAGTTCAGTCTCAGCGCGTCTGAAGCTGCCACCTTGTTCG GATACATGGTGGtaccagcagggggcggtgGCACGTTTTTAGGCGGCTACATCGTGAAGAGGCTGAACTTGCGTTGTCGAGGCATCATACGCTTCTGCATGCTGTGCGCTCTGGTCAGTCTGCTCGCCATCTTCATCTTCCTCGTCCACTGCCCCAATGTGCCCATGGCTGGGGTCACGGCCCCTTATCAGCTGGGGCTGATGGGGAAGGACCAGCTGGACCACTACAAACATCTGTATGACAAACCCAAGAAACCGCGACTCAGAAACAG GTCTGCTCTGGACATGAACCTCACAGTGAGTTGTAATGCAGCTTGTAACTGTGCCAGAGAAGTGTACAACCCAGTGTGTGGGGCGGACGGGGTGATGTATTACTCCCCGTGCCACGCCGGCTGCACCACCATCAACCACACAGAACCGTCCACAGGCAGACAG gTGTACTCTGGGTGTGCCTGTGTGATGGGGAACGTATCGTGGGGTGAGGAGGGCTTCGCTCTGACAGGgaagtgcagcagctcctgCCACCACATGCCAGTCTTCCTCTCCTTGCTCTTCGTCATCATTTGCTTCACCTTTCTCTGTAGCATCCCAGCTCTCACTGCCACTCTCAG ATGTGTACCAGATAGTCAGAGATCCTTTGCTCTCGGCATCCAGTGGATAGTGGTGCGCACACTTG GCAGTATTCCAGGACCGATTGCATTTGGTTCAGTGATTGATATTTCCTGCTTATTGTGGCAAGACCAGTGTGGCGATCAAGGCTcctgctacatctatcacaactcAGCCATGAGTCAGTACACACTTGTCGCTGGAATCATCTTCAAG CTTTTGGGTACCATCTTTTTCCTCGTAGCCAGCGTTCTCTACCAGCCACCTCCAGAGTCTCCTCAGACCAGCTGCGAGAGCACAGACCAGGGAACGGAGCACGCAAGCGACCTGCCAGTCAAAGATCTGCCAGAAGATGGCGTCATTATCAACCTGCATGCCAGGTTATGA